gagtacttgtggcaccctagagactttagtctctaaggtgccacaagtactccttttcttttttctgagaaCAGTCTTCCTTCCCCTTTCTGAGGCACTGTGATTGAGCCTCAGCTGTGCTCATGCTGCAGTATCCTATCCCCTGCAGTTTGGAGGAGCTACAGTTCAGTGAGTGTGGTCCTACTCCTTCACAGCCGAACCAAGTTCTCCATAGGCATGAGAGACCAGAGGGCTGAATGCTGAAACAGGACTGGCTGGACAACCAGTCCTTTCCCGTGGGGAAAAGGGACAAGCAAACCTGCCCCCTGAGCAATAATGGGAGTTTGGCTGCATAGGAATCTCCCTGTATTTTTTGCAGTCACTGCAGGTGCAGACTTTTGGAAGAGGGCTTCATTAGACAAGCATCTTCTTGAGAGTTGGACATGGGTCCAGGGTGGAGAGAATGTGACGCTGGCTCAGGTTAGCTACTGCAGCCTGTGGGGCATGTTCACGGAACAGCCTTGGTGGGAGTTTGTTGTTGGTCTATCGTGTCGGAGGGGTATGGGCTGCAAAACCTTCAGCCCTAGCCATCCTCAAGGACATTTAAGCAGGaaatatgctcagggtttagctgattgccatatttggggtcgggaaggaattttcctctatgggcagattggagaggccctggaggtttttcgccttcctctgtagcatggggcatggttgacttgagggaggcttctctgctccttgaagtctttgaaccatgatttaaggacttcaatagctcagacatgggtgaggtttttcataggagtgggtgggtgagattctgtggcctgcgctgtgcaggaggtcggactagatgatcagaatggtcccttctgaccttagtatctatgaatctatgaaatggttTGCAGTATGTCTTTGTAAGGGAGTGATGCCAAATACCCAGGATGCAGTTCAAATTAGAGACAATAACCATGTGCCAGTGATCAGCAAATAAGCTGCTTTATTGAAAGCAAAGAATGATGGCTACCACAGGATTTCCATGGTAACTATCAGGTTTAATTCCCTGAGAACATGTGTCATTTTCATTTCCAATCTATTTCTTTTAAACACATACTAGTTATGAAAAGCAGAGAGTGACGTTCCAGATACTGGAACACATAAATTAAGGCAAAAGTGATCGTTACAAgacatttcaatttcattttcaaacagattctcagaaggtttttttgttttgttttttccgatccacagaaaatgtataaaaaaattTCAACCCCACATcattctccattaaaaaaaaaaacaaaacagcacagtaaaaaaaaattactgtcgCAATAAGATATTTACAGACGCACCCATTATGGGCCATTTTCACTCAGCCTCTCATTGGAAACATATAGTTCTGCCTCTGCCCACTTATCCATGCAGAGAACAACTAGCTCTCACCCCCTGGGCGAGGAAGGCTTAGGTCAATGTTAGTGCAGGAGCAGAGGATTTGCACAGCCATGAGCATCTGTCTGTTGGAGCAGGTTATGCAGTGAACTACAGTTGTCTCCCTTCAGCTGCTGATCCTCTACCGACCAGAGGGGGCACTGTTGAGCAGAGCAATGCGCTCCTTTTCCAAGATGCTGAGAATAGAGCTTCCACAGCAtttaagcccagatcctcacagggaTTCAGGCTTCTGACTCCCACTGCGTCCAGCGGGCCAGCAACCATGATCCAGCATCTATCTTGAGTTCCAACAGGCCCCTAGCTGCTGGGCCAGCCCAGAAATGGTGCTTGGGAGAAAGGGGTGTTTCTTGAGCTCAGTGGTGAATGGGACCAATAGCTGTGGCAAAGACGCGTTCAGGGGCTAATGCTGATCTCACAATAGCGACGGGACTAACTCCATTGTAGCCAGTGGAATTGCACCAATGGGAGACCTGCATTGGACCCTTAGCTGCAATCCTCCCAATGCTCTTTAttcaccctctgcctcagcatctAATGCCCTGGACAGACCCAGCCTAAATGTTTTCGCTCCACTGAACCTGAATTATTTATTGGTATAGACAGTGCATTCTACATACGTTAATAATTGGCCCTGATAGACACTAGTGTTAGTGACAAAACATGTGTAgcactttttccccctccacGAAGATGCTCCAAAGGCAAGGGTAAATGGGCAGAGACTTTGCACTGAAGGGAGACGTTATGTCTCCATATAAATAAAGCATAAACATGGACACAGCATGTATGCATCtctttgcaaccccccccccctttataaaTGTCTTTAAATTATCCTATATAAATACTGCATAGCTTTATagtactgaaaatatttcagcGAGGCATAGGGAACTCCAGTGAACAGAGTTAACAATGATTCTCGGCTTCCACCACCAACCCCtctccttgctcctctccccccaagcCTGTCTCCCTTCAGTGCTACTATGAGCTGGGATTCTGAGAGTCCAGCTCTAAACATGACAAAGTACAAAATTTCTCCAGGGCACTTCCTGGACTCAGCTCCAATGTGTCCAGAGAACTGCCCCTGGAGCCAGCaaacttcccctgctccccccaaaaTACAGCCAGCATTGAAGAGAGGCaagaaggggggcagaggggtggaaTTAACCCCCCCCCTGCCACAACCATTATCAATGAACCTTCATCTGAAACAGTATCCGGAGCCGAAGGATGAAGGGTTGGGGGAGGCAagtgaatggggtggggaggtagTGGAATAAAGCAGGTTGGGTTTATGGGAAGCGGGACGAGATGGGAGTGAGGGTTGGGCAGAATGGGATAGAGAGaacatttaaaagtaaaattccAGCGGAAAAAGAAAGCCATGGCAGTAAAGAGCTGGCCCAGGGCACACACTTACTCCACATACATTCTATGAGAATTGCaaacactgcaaagcaacatgtAGAGCCACGCAGGCTGGTGTTCAGGACACTTACCCTTCACAAGCCAGTCCGGCCCCTGGGCCACACGTGTAAGTGCTCAGGGCCTAGCCTTTCCCACCTACCCCCAGCCTGTCAGAGGAGGAGGCAGACAGCACCACAAAAATCTGCTCTCTCCGGCTGCAGGGGAGATGAGGGGCCGCACAGCAGCCTATAAACCACACACACTGTGCATTATCACAGCAATAATAACCATTCACCTCGCAGCAGGGAAATCACATGCACACATACGGGTCCCACAAGCCCTTCGGATACCAGGGAAACTTGGGACGAGGTTAACGGGGACATGCGTCTCCTAGTACACCACATTCAGGGGGCACCATGGCGTGTCTGGGTACAGCAAGCAGTGAATGGAGCGGAACCTGCAAGAGAGGGAAACACCGTCGATCAGCACCCGAGCCAAGACCTGCTCACAACACTTACACCTCTTTCCAGTTGCTGCATGCAGCAGCCATGCAAAGGCTCAGTCTTTGAGGGtccgtctacactgcagctcagAAGTGAGACTGCAGCAGGTGTAGACAAACCCGAACTAGAGCAAAGCTAGCTTGAGTAATAATTGCAGTGAAGCTTCAGCAGCATGGGTGGTGGCCATGTGAGTATGGACCCAGGATCCTACGCAGGCAGGTTACACCTAGCTCAGGTACATCTACAAGTGCTGTAATTCCACCTCCTGATTGCCTGAGGGTCATTTCAACTGCTCTTTGCCTGGCTTTAAAGCCCAGGCTTCCTCGCTGTACAGGGGTAAAAGGAGGAACACGTCTGGTTGCACACgaatgtgggggggtgaggaagcCGCAGCTCACCTGGATGGATCCTCATCCGTGGAGAAAGCTCCCTTCATGTGGATGGAATTCCTCTTGTTTTCAAACATGCCATAGCTCAATGTCACCTGAAGAGCACAAAGGTGAAGGTGTTGCTCAGGCAAGACGCTGCTCTTAACAGAGGGGCAGTATgctccagtgattagggcactagctGGGACATTGGAGACTTGGGTTCCAGAtcatgctctgccacagacttcctgtgtgacctcgggcaagtcactgaGTCTCTCTGTGCCCTATCTGTACAATAGGGGCAACAGcctttccctgcctcacaggcaTGGTAGGAGGGCAAATACATGAAAGATTGCAAGGCACTCAGACACTGGGATGAGGTACAGTAGCTCGGTTGCTTGCTCATCTACAGCACTAGATTAAACCCCCAAAAGAGACCTCTATCAGAGATAACGCCAAGGGGTATGGAGCTTCCTTCCTGCTGAGGTGGTGTCATTTTGGGTTCAATCCCAGGTTCTCAAGAGTAATTTCCTAAGTTCCTGGCCTTCCTGGCCCATCGTGCACTGGGGTAAGAGGCCTGCTGCTCATTGCACACAGCTATCCTGGTTCTGTGCTCATGGAGGAACAGAAATAACCCCGCTCCCCTGTTCTACCTGTGATCATTGCCAGGGCTCTAAAATTTGCACACAAGAAATATGTGGCCTTTCCCTGGCCTTTGTACTAACTCTAAGTGCTTCTTGGATGTGGCCAGGTTTACCTGTTTGTGAATCTCTGTCTTGGGCACCTGATGGAGGTTCTCCAGGTGGGAGTGGAAGAGATTACTCCGGATAAGCTTCACTCCTAGCACGGACTCTATGATGTACCCGATGGTGCAGTCATCTGGCAGGCGGATCTTCTCTGCAGTGCTCATGAAATGACCCCCACTGTAGGAGACAGAAGGGAGCATGTGCGTGAGTTCACCATGCACCGAGTTAACTTTCCTCCACGCTGCACCAATGGGTCCCAACCCTGAGCTGGAGACCTGCCCTACCTCCtgatggggtgagggtgggaggaATTCAGCCTCTGCCCTATCAAATGACCTCAACCCTGGCTTACAGAGACAAATGTCTTTAGGACTAGAGCAATTTAGTCTCCCTCCTAGTTTCTTTGTGGGTCTCTTCAAACACGGCTATGAGGCCAGTGTAGGTGGAGCCTCAGTCCACTAGATATTGAGATGGAATCAAAGTCCACAAAGAATTGGACTTCAGGATGCAGTTGAATTTCGAGTCACCAGTGATCTTTGATCTCCTGTGTCCTCCCCCATCCTGACCTGCACAGAGGTAATCCAGGACTTTCTAGAAGTCTTATGAAACATCAGTGCCAAGTGTTAATCCCCTTACCTCGCCCATGGGCTCATCTTCAGCGCCAGCCCACGACTAATACAGAAACCTGCTCCCCCAGTGGCAAACCAGAAATGAACAGGATGCtgcaaaaaaaatggaaagcaaaacAGTGAGGTTTAAGACCAGTTCTTTTCCCTGTCTCCTCATGAACTTCTTACTAATTTAGGCAATACAAAAAGAATTTTCCCAATTATTTCAACTGCTCCCCGGGTTGGTTAAGCTGACCCAAACCTCCATCCGCACACAGGATGCACAGCTAAGCCTGGTGCTGAGAAGTTGGGAGACTTGTGTCCCTGTTAAAGTCCATCTCCATTCTGAAACGATGACATTTTTCAACATATCACCAGCTCAGTGAAAGCTGGAAACCCCCCTCTTTGCGCTCAGTTGGCCGCTGGACTTTTGCCTCCTGTTAGCCCTAGTAAACCCACTGTCCTGCTCTCTTACCATCTTGTTCTCACTGATTCTCTCTGTGGCTTGAATGGGTCGGTCCAGACTAGGTTTGCCAATGTAGATGTCCTGTGTGTGGGGGTAGCCAGATAGCAACTTCACCAGAGTCCGGACATTCACATAGTTATCATCATCCACATGGCAAAACCACCTGGAGCAACAGAAGCAATCCAGTTAGTCCGGTAATACTCAGCACTCCCAGAGCTCCTTCCAGCAGAGCGCTTTACAATTGCAGGCagctattattcccatttggCACAGGGGAAACGAGTTTGAGTGATTTAATCAAGGCCACGCAAGCGGAAGCCACTCCTAACCCCCTGCACCAGTCCCTAGCCCATACTGGGGCAAGACCTGTCCATGGAAACTGAAAGAATCAGGCAGCCACGTTGTAGCTGGTCACCAGAAAGCTCTGCAGTTTGAGTCCTTCCTCGCATTCCCAGCACTTTCACCTGGCCACACATGCGGTCTCACGTGTGTACAAACTGTCATGCATATAGACACACCCCACACGC
Above is a window of Dermochelys coriacea isolate rDerCor1 chromosome 10, rDerCor1.pri.v4, whole genome shotgun sequence DNA encoding:
- the LFNG gene encoding beta-1,3-N-acetylglucosaminyltransferase lunatic fringe isoform X2, translating into MTPVSRKGRMRFMQWMVMRSFVQNASCWFLFLMQLVQEWVRRGSAVRHSRLSPESASSLKTFIFTDGEDEELKKQTANVINTNCSAAHSRQALSCKMAVEYDKFIESGRKWFCHVDDDNYVNVRTLVKLLSGYPHTQDIYIGKPSLDRPIQATERISENKMHPVHFWFATGGAGFCISRGLALKMSPWASGGHFMSTAEKIRLPDDCTIGYIIESVLGVKLIRSNLFHSHLENLHQVPKTEIHKQVTLSYGMFENKRNSIHMKGAFSTDEDPSRFRSIHCLLYPDTPWCPLNVVY
- the LFNG gene encoding beta-1,3-N-acetylglucosaminyltransferase lunatic fringe isoform X1, producing the protein MADQPTRQVGGPGGEGGRRALQSLASPAPPQRPQGEPGSAPREVRSFTDYFSKLSRGRREAQEAGSLAPRREGTPRPALEDITAQDVFIAVKTTKKFHQARLELLLDTWISRNRDLTFIFTDGEDEELKKQTANVINTNCSAAHSRQALSCKMAVEYDKFIESGRKWFCHVDDDNYVNVRTLVKLLSGYPHTQDIYIGKPSLDRPIQATERISENKMHPVHFWFATGGAGFCISRGLALKMSPWASGGHFMSTAEKIRLPDDCTIGYIIESVLGVKLIRSNLFHSHLENLHQVPKTEIHKQVTLSYGMFENKRNSIHMKGAFSTDEDPSRFRSIHCLLYPDTPWCPLNVVY